In Vicugna pacos chromosome 6, VicPac4, whole genome shotgun sequence, the DNA window GAGACAACAGCAGAAAACCTGGGGACTTCTCTAAATATCAACATGCAGAAGATAACACACATCAAAGAAGCTGCCAAAATGCAATGCTTAGATCTCAGGGACCCTTACAAAGTTCTATGGCTCCAGCtaacttgttctgctcacccaCCCACTTTCAAACAGATGGACTAGACAGGAGGGCAAATAGGTAGTGAGGCTTTTTTGTAAGGCCATCTCAAGTGGTGATTTGACAGCACAGCTTATCTTTGGAAAGGGGACTCAACTCATCGTGGAACCAAGTAAGTTATGCTTTTTACTTCAGTGGAGTTGTTGTGACATAGCCCTGAATGAATGGAGCTTCTCAGGAAGTTAGGGGGTTCTAAAGTGGAAATCTATCCTTTATCTTGTTATTGCAAAGAGCCAGGGAAATTTTTGAGGACAAATTCATTAGATTTCTCTTAAGAAAATGTTCTGTGTATGCTTAGAGACTCTGCTCTGAGGATTCGTACTGATAAGTCTTCTACAATTGCTTAAATAAAGCCCTTAGTCAGGCTTCTGGCCCCCTGGTCAGGGACTGAAACCAGGAAACGGCAAGTTCGAGATAAGGGAAGTCTCACCACTGTTTATGAGCAGAAAGGGTCGTGGTCACAGTGTAGGAAGAGGGAGAGTTGGAAAGAAGAATGATGTTATTAAGGAAAGAGTTAGATCAAAAGAGCCTTCTCTCCCTCAGATGGCAAAATCCAATCTGCCCCTGTCTCTTTTTGCCAAGAACTTGTATTAATTCATCATGCGTGACTCAGACTAAGTGATCTCCCAGGTCCCATCCTCAGCTGGGTCTGCCAGGAGCAGTTATGTGCTCACCTCCCTCGTTAGCCCTGAATCTGAGGACTCTGCCCAGGGCTCAGGAGTCTACAGCCAGTGCAGGGTAGGGGAGCCGCACAGCCAGCAAACTTCAGGGCAACAGAGAAGTAATGGTGCTCTCCTGGAGACACTGTCCACAGGTGGTCCGTTCCAGTGTTTGGAAATCCAGGGGCTATATTTGGGTAGTTTGGTTAGCTGCCAACATTCAGTCACTGGGACCAGTAGAGAGAACAACAATCTTTCAGAAGCTTTCCAAAATGCCGAAACCAATGGGGCATGGGTTagattctgattttgtttatttcctctgaaataaacaagtggggaaAGTTACATCCATGGGGTGAGGCTATCTGAAAGATCTGAAAGGGACTGGTAGTGTCAACTCGGTCTCTGTCTCTTAGAAGGTAAAATAAACATACAGGCATTCTTGATTGCCTCTTGCTTCCAGGGAAATAGTGGAATTTGGTGAGTTTTCTTATCTTGGAGGGGAGACTAGAGCAATGAAAAGGAGGGAAACAGAATCATGTTGTAACTGATTGCAGTCTGATTGATGTTAGGCAAACTGCATCTGAGCAAAAAGTATTGTGCTTCATTTTCCCTTTAAATGATTTCCACTTGAAATTCAGAGCTATCTGTGGTGTTAGAATCAAATCTCTGAGGCTGTGTCTTTGGGAGTCTTAGGGAAGAAGGAGAGGGATGCTGACCTGCCCTCTCCAGTGATACCCCAGTTGCTTCTCTGGTTCCCTCTTCCTGCAGTGATTGACTGTCATATGATGATATGATGCACAGGTAGAGGGAGTGAGAATTCCAAATCAAGCCCCCAATCCTTAAAGTTTTGACAGCAAATAATGGCCCTATACAACCATCCTTCCCTTTTGCCAAGCTCTAGCCCTAGACTTGATTTTTTGGTGATAAGGCAGAGTAATCTATAtggtttttaaattccatttcacATGATTACTCTGTCCTCTTGAGGCTTGTATCCAGCTCTAGAGTCaggagaaattataaaataaaaataagcaatccAAAGCAAGCGCTGGTTTCTCTGACCTGCATCCATGACACACGGCACCACTGGGCTCCCTGTCAGCTACCAATTTCTTGTTCAACCTTCAGGTCCTTAGAAAGCCTTTCTCTGAGCTCAGGGAATTAGAAAGTAGATTTGTTGTTATTGTGAGACTTAGTCTGAGTGATGGGGGAGAAATTAGGTTTCTAATCAAAAAGCAGTATTATGACCCAAGAGAAGGGAACCAGAATATGAGAACAAGACCTGTGTCTAAACCCTCCTCTGCCTAACATTCATTACAAGAAACGTCAATATTCAGTGCGCCATCCCTACTcccaggctagtgtgtctttctTGGAGAGCCCTCCCAATAAATGGGGAGTTAGATTTTCCATCTTGAAGGCAGCTCTTGGTCATCTGTCACCCTCTTCCTTTGCTTTGTCTCAGCCCCGTCCCCTGTCCCAGTGCTTCCCGGCTGTGGATTTCATGCTTACCTCCTTATCCAGCAGTTAAACTATTATTAGCTTCAGAGGGAACTGAGACTCTGCCCACATGGCCCCCGGATCTCATCAAGGGCAgctttgtagttctctgtgctgcgGGGTCCCTAGGCTGGGGAccaggctggggaggcaggacaCAGATGTTCCAGCCCAGGCCCTAGGGCAGCCCCAGGCTGGTTACTGGTAAGGCAGCACCACAATGTGCTCCTGGGACACCCGACAGATGTTTTTTGGAGCTGGCACCAAACTCTTCGTGGAGCACCGTGAGTTGATTTTTTCCATATATTTCTAGGGATAAACTGAGTCCTGGGACTAGGGCTGCCATCCAGCTTGTATTACACGAGAAAGTATGACTAGGAGACGGAATAGTACAAGTGTGGAGGGGACCACGGTAAAGACACCAGGCTGAGTAGATGAAGTagctccataaatatttttatttaaaaaaaaaattctgaagtctTCAGAGCAAACCAGAAAGCACCAAGAAATCTAGAAGCATTATACTAATAGTTGGAGCATCCAGTGCAGGAGGGGCAGAGGCCCAAATTCAGGTAGTTGCTTCATCCTTATTCATCTCTTTGGCTAAACAGAGTAGTGTGCATGCCTTACTGCAACCTTAAAAACGCTCTGCAGTTTGGAAGATTTAGGAAAAAGGTGGGTAACCTGGTCAGAATAATCAGGCAGAGCAAGCTTATATTTCAGCATTCAAGTTAAATCCCATATTGGCAGAGATCCTTGAAGTTCTGAGTGACATTTGTGATAGATGTTGCAATTCTTAGGGAACCAGTAAGATGCTGTATGTGAATCTAGAACACAGatgaatttttaagtttataaatTAAGAAAGACTGTTCAGGAAAGGTATATACTTCTTTTTGAATTGTTTACCAATACATAACCTTAGCATTAGATtagtactcaaaaaaaaaaaaaaaaagaaagtcataaaataaatagaaattgtcCCAACAAATAGCACTTTGAAACACCTGCTGAAATGTAATTACATTTGTGGACCAGGAATAAAGACTGGAAATTTTCAAAAGATAAGCAATTAAATCTTTACATTTCAGACTACAATGCAGTGCAAATTTTATACAACTTCAAATTTTGGTTTAGGTCGAATATAAAATAGACTAGGTTACATATGGTGACCATATTAaatacatctctttttttttcaaaggttCAATTCAGTCAGATACCCTTTTCTCTGGCTACCATGATACCAAAGAATGGATTAAACACTTTACTTTGAAACAGCTGTTTGGACCCTACCTTCCAACTGAGAAAGAGGGTCTAAGAAAATGTTTTACCAAACCAATGCGTTATGCTCTATCTGAAATACTTAGTAACAGATTCAGAGCTCAACATTCTCAGTGTATGACCTTCTTCAGACATCTGTCTTGTTGGTTATATGACATTGTTCAAATTAGTCAAGCCAGGTCTCTCTAGCCCAAAGTGACCATTAGCAACTGCCTttgaatttagatttttaaatcccAAGCAAGCCTTAATTAGCCAACTAAATCAGACTAGGATTGGGTCTTACTCTTAAGTAACGAAGGAGACAGgactgttttgtttctgttttttaatggacTGGTTTCCTTTCTCTATCACTCATAGCTCCCTTGAAAATCTCACTGGAACCCATCTCACCAAAGTCAGTAGAGTGAGGGAGAAACGCCACAGTTCTGAAGGGAGGTGGCTGAGCAGAACATGTGGTTGCCAAGCCGTTACTGCTGGGGTTATCAGTACCTGTTATCAGTGGTTTCGACTATGCTGGGAAATAAAACAGTGAAGGTTTTCTTTTGTAGGCTGAAAGTACGTTCCAGGAGAGCCCTTTGAAaaatcccccacccacccccgacCTCtggttttaaggaaagaaaaaggtgcagtgggggagggaatagctcaagtggtagagcacatgcttagcatgcatggggtcctgggttcaatccccagtgcctcctccaagaataaacaaataaacctaattacctcccccccattgacaaaaaaaaaggaaaaaattatatctaaaaaaaaaaagaacagaaagatttATATACAGAGTAGCAGATAGATGATCATCCAAGATGGGGCCTGAAAGAAGGGGAAGAGGACACCCATGCTAAGCTCCACTTagaacaaaacaagaagaaatggGCTTCAACTGGTTTTATGGTTGTAAGGATTTCCTGAAAATGATAGTTATTTCTCTCTGATTAAAGACTCAAAATAAACTGTAGGGTAGTCCCTTACAAAAGCAGAATTTGCCTAAAGGCAGAGAGATGGACCACTTAACTTTAGCAGATCCCTTCCAGTCCAAAAAATGGGGCTGACACCCTGAAGTGACTCCATCGCTACCATCCACACAGTGCTAGAACCAGTTTCGTAGTCCTTCTCAGACCCTGCCCTGATCTCAGTCCAAGGGCTCATGCATTTAAAGCATACCAACTGATTCAGACAGATATTCAGCCCAACCTCAATTGTCCAGAGGATTGATTAATAAAACATAGATAATTGAAACTCAAATGATCCAGATTCTTCTTTGTATTTGTCATTTTccatctctgctcccaggatCTCTCTTGGCAGCTTCTAACTAGAAGGCATACTGCCtgcctttcatttctctttcctttggccATCCTTCCTTGGAGGTGCTAACAAGCTCAGGGCACTAACAGGATGCAGGAGTGTCAGGATTGCAGTGTTCGGCCCCAGGGGAACTGAGGTAAACACCATTGTTTAACTCCCACATGTGGACAATCATCTCACAAAATAAATTGATTATATTTGCAGGAAAGCAGTCTGTTGCCACACCATCTGTCTTTGTCATGAAAAATGGGACAAAAGTCGCTTGCCTGGTGAAGGATTTCTACCCTAAGGATATAAATATAAACCTACAATcagccaagaaaataaaagaatatgacCCTGCTATCGTCGTCTCTCCCAGTGGGAGGTACAGTGCCATCAAGCTCGGTCAGTATGAAGATTCCGATTCAGTGACATGTTCAGTTCAACACAATGAACAAATCTTCAACTCCACTGATTTAGAACTGAAGAAAACTGTTTCAGGTAGGTCATATTCGGCCTCAAGGGGCTGGGAtcgtatggaggaaaagttgagGGAAACAGACATTAGAGATGATCTTGACAGATCACTCTCAATATAGCGTCATGCTGGAAATAAGACTGGGTTCAATCATAGCCCACTGACTGGGAATTAAACATGCTGCATCTCTGAGCTGGAATCTAAGATAAAGTCCATCTCATTTCCATCCTCATCTTTCCTCTTCACCAGCCACTGTCTCCTTCATACTAAAGAATCTAGGGTTGGAAACTCATGTGCAAGCTGGTCTAGTGTGAATGCCAAAACGAAGAGCAATCCAGCCTATCGTGGGGTTAACTGTCTTAGCTCTTCCCAGAAATCAGAGGTGTACCTAGATGTGGGCCTTGTGGTAGAACGAACAAAATCTCAAGACAGGAAGTAAGTTGAGTGTGCAAGTAGCTGTATGACTTTAACCAAGTCACTCCTCTGGTCCTCAGTTTACTTACTCAAAGCCACCTCCAGTTTTAAAACCTGAAATCCTTTGAGCCTCTTGGTTGTCATGGTAACCCTGACCACTGCTATTTGTTCCAGTGACTCCAGAACCAAAGGCACTTGAAAACAAGAATCCAACTTCAAAGACGTGCTATGAACCTCGAGGTTAGTTGAAACCATGGGCCAACTTTAGAACTGAGGTTAAAGCAAACTCTGCAACTGTCAGATGGGCCAAAAATCACTCTATttcaaaagaatacaaaaaaccATACCTGAGCCCAGTGGGTTCCCCATGACTCTCGGAGCAGAGTTTGCAAGCATGGGTTTCTCCAAAGCTTGCCTCGCTGGGTGCCTCACTAGGTTTCTGAAGCACCCAGCTGGGAAGAATGATGGTGGTTTGAGGCCGGCTGGTGTTGGTGTCATGGGCCCAATTTCTGGGAGGCAATTTAGTCTCCTGCTGAAGCCCCATTTTCACTCTCGTTCCACCACAGTTCCTGCCGGAAAGGTAAACATGATGTCCCTCTCGGTGCTGGGGTTCCGCATGCTGTTGGCCAAGACTGTCGCTGTCAATTTTCTCTTGACtaccaagttatttttcttttaaggtaAGAACTAGCTGCTTCCCTTTCCCACCTCCATCCAAACTATGCTGCCCCTGGAGAAAAGGAATTTAGGAATGGTGAGGAGTttggggaaaggaaaaacacacagAGATATCATGATGTAATAAGGTGGGCCATTTCAGATACAGAACACCACATCTcctgttctctttttatttcaagCCAGACCCAAAATCCATGTGGTATAATGTACCAGCTGATAATCCCCACCTCCAACCCAGAAGTTAAGAAAATTGGAGGTAAATAAGGAGAAATTGTATTCTCTATTTGCTCTTTTGTTTATCTGGCCAAAGGACCATGGGCTATTTGCAAGTCCATCAGTAATGCTTCATTTGAAGAATATTCAGAACCTGTCTTTGCCCAGACAAAGGGGATGCTGGCTCTCCATCCTTAATCACAGGACTTGGTATGGAGACCAGCCTATCTTGGGGATGAACCTACACTCTCATTCTTAGTGAACAGCTCACTACTGGCCACTCAGGATGCATGTGAAGTCGAGACTAAGATGTTAATTATTTGCCTATTAATTGCATTCTCATTGGGTTATCTTAGACATGAAATTAGGCCTAGGTTTACTCCTCCAATACCTGCCCCATCCCAGCTTCTAATCTAGGAATGACCCTAGACTTAAAGTGTTGGACTGATCCAACCTAGCCTGCAAGCATATCTAGTCATTCCCCACCAAGTGACTGTTTTACCAATTGTCCCAATGACACAGGCTAAATGGCCGTATGAAAAGAGCACTACATTAGCAGTCAGAAGAGCTAGGTCTTAGTTCTGACTTTGTCACTGACTCACTGTGTTACCTGAGCCGGgttgcttcacctctctgggtctgGGTTATCGTATCTGAGAAACGAAGGCGTGAAGAATGACTAAAGAAGAGTAGATGGGTTTTATGACGTGTGCCAACATTGATGAACTGAACTACTGCCATGTGTAGAAGGGAAATGTGCTGGGATAGATTGGTGATGTCTGCACTGGAACCGCTACAGCAGGTGCTGGCCGACCCCAGACTGCGTGGCCACTGCGGTTCCTTCCAGCACTGACAGTCTCCAATTCTGCAACAACTCTGTCCATTTTCCTTCACTTGCAGGCTGACTGGCATGAGACGGCTACACTCcctgaaaaaaaaccaaaagcctACAGAGGTACTATCCCCTTGGCTTTCAACTTCTTGGTGGCACAAGTTGACTCACCCCAGCCTTCCTTAAATGGCTGCTACCCAAACTAGTTTTCCCTTAAAGGCAACGAATCCAGCTTATCCTTCAACCTGGTGGAAAGACAGAAGTCCTAGAGAGTGGAAGCTTATGGTCCCACCTACTCTATATGCTGCTGTATAAAGGGATACAGTTATATAGGacccattttttttccctatgacTAATATACTTTGAAAAGTCTGTTTTGTTCCTTTGACTTTCTTTGCCTCCAGAAGTAGAAAGTGGGAGCCATCAGGTTCCCAGCTCCatcctccaagaggaaaatagaTCCTGGGGGATGGAGAGCAGGGGTCCTGTTACCAAAGCACAAAAGACTCTGCTCCATCCGGGACTGGATTTGCCCCAAACTTTCTGCTTTTTCTAGCACTTTCcaagcaaaactacatttgactTCCCTGATACTTACTGTGCAGACGGTGGGGTTTCTAAAATGTCATCTAAATACTCTTAGAGCTATTAGCAGAGAACAGAATAAAATGCAGAGGAAACGCACATCTCGCTATTAATTGATTTAACAAACGTGAATTAGTCCAAGTTCTAGGCACTAGGCTGAgggtacaaagatgaataagacatcaGCCTTGCTTTCAAGCAACTCACGGTGCAAGTGTTTTGGAGGAAGAGCTAGGAATGAGACCCCTAGGTTTTCCCTTAAAAACAATGTCTTTACTGTCTCTCGCCTGCCCATCTGTGCACAGGGAGTTTGAGGTCATCGGACCTTTGGTGTTGATGATTTTCTgccatctttctctgtctctgttgcaTCTATTAAAATGTGTTGTGTGTGCCTTAACTTCTGGCTTTACTCATTGCAGACCATGGAGGGAAAAGAAGGGCTGTGAACCACTGGTAGTCAGGCAAAAGCCAAACTGAGCTCATAGGTCCCACCTCAGCTCCCTGTACCCCAAGCCTGCAAGGCTCCTGCCTGGGGGACCCAGCCCTGGGTTTCCTGCTTTCGCTGCGGCTGCAGCTGCCCCTGCTACGGCGACACCACCACCGCCCCCCTGTGGCCGCCGAGCTCTGCTCCTCGCACCTCAGCAAAGCCGCAGCTTCTTCCTGCTGCGCGAACCCAGGTAGCAGAGCCTTAGCAACCCAGCATTGCGGTTGCCTGCGCACCCATGTGGGGTGTCCAATGGGGCTTTATGAGGTTACCAGTGAAAGATAAAACACTCAtgcacaactcccccaccccGTTGCCATGCGCAGACCCCCGCATCATGTCCTCACAGCACAAACCAAAGCAAGGAGGCAGTCGCACGCTGAGTCAGTGGGCTTAAGACAGTCTAGACGGATAAGCCAGGTCCATCCAGGGAAATATCTTTTAGTGGAAAAAACCATTAAAAGATTCCACACTTCACCTTGGGTGAAGAATGCCTGTTTCCAAAACATTCACATCTGTTACCCTGGGTCACGTTAGAATGTTTCTCTGAGGTTGATAAGAACAAACAGATCAcatcttcatttttcagatggaaaaaaatatgctCCCCAAAAACGGAGTGTACCTTGTCCAAAGTCATTCAGTGCAGCAGGGATATTGCTCGGACCAGAACCAAGCTATTGGGAGTGCCAGCCTCAAGCTCCTTCTCCAAGAGCACAGCGCACCCCCAAAACAAGGCAAAGGGGTTGATTTGAAGTTCATCCAGGCTGAACTTCAGGACTGTCTTGTACTTAGCATGTGAATGAGCCAACCTCTAGCCTACTTTGACTCTCAGCAAAAGGCATCCTAGCATTTCACAGGACTGTGAATTTACTCCACATAAAGTACCCTCCGGAAAAGATTGACAGCAGAAGCCAGCGGGGACCGTGGTTGCTTTCAGGTGTGGGGACCATCCTACTGCAGATGACAGTGTCCCAGAGATTTCATAGGCAGCATCTCACTTAAGTCCCACAACCACCCCGAGGGAGTCTCATTACACATACTCAGCAGGCTGTGGAAGAGAAGCCCCAGAGGCTGAGTCATTTGCCTGAGTCTTTGGCTTCCTGACCCATGTCCTTTCCACCCA includes these proteins:
- the LOC102526672 gene encoding Ig heavy chain Mem5-like precursor (The RefSeq protein has 1 substitution and aligns at 96% coverage compared to this genomic sequence), yielding MQRVCSLIHLTLFWAGIMSADVLVPQEAAVTVSVGGSVTLRCSMKGGSISDYYNYWYKKIPGSTMTFVFQEGGTYGPGFQENFRGEVDQVNNQVLLEILKASERDKGSYYCAAMWLESDYTDWEYPLIFGKGTYLNVEPRKQSVATPSVFVMKNGTKVACLVKDFYPKDININLQSAKKIKEYDPAIVVSPSGRYSAIKLGQYEDSDSVTCSVQHNEQIFNSTDLELKKTVSVTPKPKALENKNPTSKTCYEPRVPAGKVNMMSLSVLGFRMLLAKTVAVNFLLTTKLFFF